One genomic segment of Deltaproteobacteria bacterium includes these proteins:
- a CDS encoding universal stress protein codes for MKILIPTDLSEVSLEAVEFIMQNEQLRKGNIILVYVVDIRGIISAIYTSAAELQGIIQREAEKRLGDIEKKFKEQGLDVKHIIRLGEPSDEIVKTAIEKKIDHIIISSHGKGMLKEMFVGSVAVKVTRKSPIPVTIVKPKEVKKKLTQYWKNA; via the coding sequence ATGAAAATCCTTATTCCTACTGATCTTTCTGAAGTATCTCTGGAGGCAGTAGAGTTTATTATGCAGAATGAACAACTAAGAAAGGGAAACATTATCCTTGTTTATGTAGTAGATATTAGGGGTATTATTTCTGCGATCTATACCAGTGCAGCAGAGCTGCAGGGTATCATTCAGCGAGAGGCAGAAAAAAGACTGGGGGATATAGAGAAAAAATTTAAAGAACAAGGCTTAGATGTAAAACACATTATAAGATTAGGTGAACCCTCGGATGAGATTGTTAAAACAGCTATTGAGAAAAAGATAGATCATATAATTATTTCTTCACATGGTAAAGGAATGTTAAAGGAGATGTTTGTGGGTAGTGTAGCTGTAAAAGTGACAAGAAAATCTCCTATACCTGTTACCATTGTTAAGCCTAAGGAAGTGAAGAAAAAACTAACCCAATATTGGAAAAATGCCTGA